The Fervidibacillus albus genome contains a region encoding:
- a CDS encoding ABC transporter permease subunit gives MNTFRFECKKLRKKKTTWLAFFITLIGIIGFYLFHLSVAEKVHQKNIARLDYLFQMYASGAEEYALEMKKAEEAGDTEKAEEFHNMMVSFQNSSEITKRDKEYFVNEDWAHLIEEDIRYLEPLIEDSAFSVHYIEDQPISMFTVRATLEEKQQLQKYDIVPFIQNTTYTNYLPTIYDDFSGSDLEEWEKMTERYGRFGFYFLYQLIQLFFLPIIVLIGVFLFGNGISSEAGKKKKGLHFYATLPFSKGRLFFAKYASGLLYTLGFTFMMLLTPIVTSLFFKGVGSLKYPVLVYDGSEPNPYGSQYNALDPKNDTFHFIELQDYFLKILFFSIILVIFLYSCYFLLSLFIKNPGINIILLGSMTFVGMKFFPKAYNPFTYMDIHKIITREIATIQFNPAIEYQTGMILMFVISLIITFISYWLFTHRMRLFQS, from the coding sequence ATGAACACATTCCGATTCGAATGCAAAAAACTACGAAAAAAGAAAACAACTTGGCTTGCTTTTTTCATTACGCTCATCGGTATTATCGGCTTTTATCTGTTCCATCTATCCGTTGCGGAAAAGGTTCACCAAAAAAACATCGCTCGGTTGGATTATCTCTTTCAAATGTATGCTAGTGGTGCCGAAGAATATGCTTTAGAAATGAAAAAGGCAGAGGAAGCCGGGGATACGGAAAAAGCGGAAGAGTTTCATAACATGATGGTGAGCTTTCAAAATTCGAGTGAAATTACAAAACGGGACAAAGAATATTTCGTCAATGAAGATTGGGCACATTTGATTGAAGAGGATATCCGTTATTTGGAACCTCTTATAGAGGATTCTGCTTTTTCTGTTCACTACATCGAAGACCAACCAATTTCCATGTTTACAGTACGAGCTACATTAGAAGAAAAACAACAATTACAAAAATACGATATCGTTCCATTTATTCAAAATACTACATATACAAATTATCTTCCGACGATCTATGATGACTTTTCCGGGAGTGATTTGGAAGAATGGGAGAAAATGACTGAACGATATGGGAGATTCGGCTTTTACTTTTTATATCAGCTGATTCAGCTTTTCTTTCTTCCCATTATTGTTCTCATCGGTGTCTTTCTTTTCGGAAATGGTATTTCATCGGAAGCAGGAAAAAAGAAAAAGGGACTGCATTTTTACGCCACCTTGCCCTTTTCAAAGGGACGCTTATTTTTCGCAAAATATGCAAGTGGCTTACTTTATACACTCGGTTTTACGTTCATGATGTTACTTACACCGATTGTTACCAGCTTATTTTTCAAAGGTGTAGGAAGTTTAAAATATCCGGTTCTCGTTTATGACGGATCTGAACCGAATCCATACGGCAGTCAATACAACGCGTTAGATCCAAAGAATGATACATTCCATTTTATTGAACTGCAGGACTATTTTTTAAAGATACTTTTCTTTTCAATCATTCTCGTTATTTTTCTATATTCCTGTTATTTCCTTTTATCATTATTCATTAAAAACCCGGGGATCAATATCATTCTTCTCGGTTCGATGACCTTTGTCGGGATGAAATTTTTCCCGAAGGCGTACAATCCGTTTACGTATATGGATATTCATAAAATCATTACGAGAGAGATCGCAACGATTCAGTTTAATCCCGCGATTGAGTATCAAACAGGGATGATATTGATGTTCGTCATCAGTTTGATTATTACCTTCATTAGTTATTGGCTATTTACTCATCGGATGCGGTTATTTCAATCATAA
- a CDS encoding FtsB family cell division protein, whose protein sequence is MKKNRKINILLVFVLFLITGCTTQASSGEDGSEDTEKSQIQIQKYETEIEKLQNELKKYEQNIKDLKDELAAVETLKREELDDYKNLVTKAIEFLNDDELQELAKSLWHYEIKINGDPVPSIGEIELDQTNFEIIFSQKNSMIDILPDKIYNEGALSGEYYDHLEIEGIEPKDIKRMDGTTVTAFVYEFENLTSNMSFQINISNELKERLGLQNNTIIVRIK, encoded by the coding sequence ATGAAAAAAAACAGAAAAATTAATATCCTGCTAGTCTTTGTTCTTTTTTTAATAACAGGATGCACAACTCAAGCGAGTAGTGGTGAAGATGGCTCAGAAGACACTGAAAAATCGCAAATACAAATTCAAAAATATGAAACAGAAATTGAAAAATTACAAAATGAGTTGAAAAAGTATGAACAGAATATCAAGGATTTAAAAGATGAACTTGCTGCAGTTGAAACTCTTAAACGAGAGGAATTAGACGATTATAAAAATTTAGTTACAAAAGCAATTGAATTTTTAAACGACGATGAATTGCAGGAGCTTGCCAAAAGTCTGTGGCATTATGAAATTAAAATTAATGGAGATCCCGTGCCATCTATTGGAGAAATAGAACTTGATCAAACAAATTTTGAAATTATTTTCTCCCAAAAAAATTCAATGATAGATATTCTGCCGGATAAAATATATAATGAGGGTGCACTTAGTGGTGAATATTATGATCATTTGGAAATAGAAGGTATCGAACCAAAAGATATTAAACGTATGGATGGTACAACAGTCACTGCGTTTGTTTATGAGTTTGAAAATCTAACATCGAACATGTCCTTTCAAATAAATATAAGCAATGAGTTGAAAGAAAGACTGGGTCTGCAAAATAATACAATAATTGTCCGGATTAAATAA
- a CDS encoding leucyl aminopeptidase, giving the protein MFHIEKAVNVKNQEEYFVIGVFQEGEKLGDWLSQVDESFRSQLKELVKCGDVSGKRKAVSIIHTLGWIGPKRLLFVGLGKKKDLTKEGLAESFGAAFQTVKKNRGHSIALDLQSFTTDNIDVLKVAELAAQSFALSLYTFDGYKQKENKPDVEIEKFTIYYDGNEEQLQKALDMGFIYGQATNSARTLVNTPANLLTATDLAEYGKMLAEKYGFECEILEKEDMEKLGMGALLAVNQGSENPPKLIVLKYQGRKEWKDVIGLVGKGITFDTGGYSLKPRDGLIHMKTDMGGAAAVLGAMEIIGERKPEQNVVAVIPSTDNMVSGKAFKPDDVITSMSGKTIEVLNTDAEGRLVLADGITYAKQHGADVLIDVATLTGGVIIALGSDKTGAITNDETLLEKIIDASKETGEMIWQLPLTEKDREKVRNSKIADLNNSPSREGHAIMGGAFIGEFAEDTPWVHLDIAGTSTVKSGNELGPAGATGVMVRTLASFVERYFNKK; this is encoded by the coding sequence ATGTTTCATATTGAAAAAGCAGTAAACGTGAAAAATCAGGAAGAATATTTCGTCATCGGCGTCTTTCAAGAAGGGGAAAAATTGGGAGATTGGTTGTCACAAGTCGATGAATCGTTCCGAAGTCAATTAAAGGAATTAGTGAAATGTGGAGACGTTTCGGGAAAGAGGAAAGCTGTTTCGATTATACATACTTTAGGATGGATCGGACCGAAACGGCTTTTGTTCGTTGGTCTCGGTAAAAAGAAAGATTTAACGAAGGAAGGGTTAGCGGAAAGCTTTGGTGCGGCATTTCAAACGGTAAAGAAAAATCGCGGGCATTCGATCGCTTTAGATTTACAATCGTTTACAACCGATAATATCGACGTATTAAAAGTGGCTGAATTAGCTGCCCAGTCCTTCGCTCTTTCCCTTTATACGTTTGATGGCTATAAACAAAAGGAAAATAAACCGGATGTAGAAATAGAAAAATTCACCATTTACTACGATGGCAATGAAGAACAACTTCAAAAGGCGTTGGATATGGGATTCATTTACGGACAAGCAACGAATTCCGCCCGTACGTTAGTTAATACGCCTGCTAATTTATTAACAGCGACGGATTTGGCCGAGTATGGAAAAATGTTAGCAGAAAAATATGGGTTTGAGTGTGAAATATTGGAAAAAGAAGATATGGAAAAACTAGGGATGGGCGCTTTACTCGCTGTAAACCAAGGGTCCGAAAATCCTCCGAAACTCATCGTGTTAAAATATCAAGGGCGGAAAGAATGGAAGGACGTCATCGGACTGGTCGGGAAGGGAATTACTTTTGATACAGGTGGCTACTCCTTGAAACCCCGCGATGGCCTCATTCATATGAAAACGGATATGGGGGGAGCGGCTGCTGTACTCGGAGCGATGGAAATTATCGGTGAGAGAAAACCGGAACAAAATGTCGTAGCCGTCATTCCTTCAACGGACAATATGGTTAGTGGAAAGGCCTTCAAACCGGACGACGTAATTACATCGATGAGCGGAAAAACGATTGAAGTATTAAATACGGACGCGGAAGGAAGACTCGTTTTAGCCGATGGAATTACGTACGCAAAACAGCACGGTGCAGATGTCCTCATCGATGTGGCTACCCTCACTGGCGGTGTCATTATTGCTCTCGGTTCGGATAAAACAGGTGCCATTACAAATGATGAAACATTGCTCGAAAAAATCATCGATGCTTCAAAGGAAACCGGTGAAATGATTTGGCAATTGCCTTTGACGGAAAAGGATCGGGAAAAGGTGAGAAATAGTAAAATTGCTGATTTGAACAACTCCCCTTCAAGGGAAGGTCATGCGATTATGGGCGGTGCCTTTATCGGGGAATTTGCTGAAGATACCCCTTGGGTGCATTTGGACATCGCTGGAACGTCCACTGTCAAATCGGGAAACGAACTCGGCCCTGCAGGAGCGACGGGAGTTATGGTACGCACATTAGCTAGCTTTGTCGAACGATATTTTAATAAAAAATAA
- a CDS encoding ABC transporter permease: protein MTRLIQFEWKKMIRTKFYVLFLLLSVLFVGGIFVRNFLLQEEIVNKKIEKFSEYRKDILSQVTADRKAMEDFPSPELEEKIEAGLLVYRALNQLIESIENGKWEEELQYEIQVYELAMDYKEKQGQFKLSEKDMQKEIQLNEELLKRGLAKEDLDLSINPPIFLKKIVTFFFHTFGFLILLFLLTTYITREFEEHSIQIAFTLPVSKSRYIISKFVSLFSAGFIWWIAIFGVSYLLTTLFGTSQENSTVYPLFTQSGDFLDVGDYLWQAVGYSILFLSFAISLLVFFGFLLRNTIVTSLLIFVLLIGNHLVLREDITALFNPFSYQQIDSIILKEPTYYPMGLVVIFCATVITLIFTILLNKRRGI from the coding sequence ATGACGCGATTGATTCAATTTGAATGGAAAAAAATGATTCGGACAAAATTTTACGTCCTTTTTCTTTTGTTATCCGTATTGTTTGTAGGTGGCATATTTGTACGAAATTTTCTTCTCCAAGAAGAGATTGTGAATAAAAAAATTGAAAAATTTTCTGAGTATCGAAAAGATATTCTTAGTCAAGTAACGGCAGATCGAAAAGCGATGGAAGATTTTCCTAGCCCTGAATTGGAGGAAAAAATCGAAGCAGGGCTGCTTGTATACCGTGCACTCAATCAACTAATCGAGTCGATTGAGAACGGAAAGTGGGAAGAAGAGTTACAGTATGAAATCCAAGTTTATGAACTAGCAATGGATTACAAAGAAAAACAAGGTCAATTTAAACTAAGTGAGAAAGACATGCAAAAGGAAATTCAACTCAATGAGGAATTGTTAAAAAGGGGATTGGCGAAGGAAGATTTGGATTTGTCGATCAATCCGCCCATTTTTCTAAAAAAAATCGTGACGTTTTTTTTCCATACATTCGGTTTTCTCATTCTTCTCTTCCTCCTTACGACATATATCACGAGGGAATTTGAAGAACATAGTATTCAAATCGCTTTTACGCTTCCTGTTTCGAAAAGTCGGTATATTATAAGTAAATTTGTTAGTTTATTTTCCGCCGGATTCATTTGGTGGATTGCCATATTTGGTGTTTCCTACCTGCTTACTACCCTTTTCGGAACTAGCCAGGAGAATAGCACAGTGTACCCACTTTTTACACAGTCGGGAGATTTTTTGGATGTCGGTGATTATCTCTGGCAAGCGGTAGGATACAGCATCCTGTTTCTTTCCTTTGCGATTAGCTTGCTCGTCTTTTTCGGCTTTCTTTTGCGAAATACGATCGTGACATCTTTACTTATATTCGTCCTATTGATTGGGAATCATCTCGTCTTACGGGAAGACATTACAGCACTTTTCAACCCGTTTTCGTATCAACAAATCGATTCCATTATTTTAAAAGAGCCGACTTACTACCCGATGGGACTCGTTGTCATCTTCTGCGCAACGGTCATCACTCTTATTTTCACCATCCTTTTGAATAAAAGACGGGGGATTTGA
- the queG gene encoding tRNA epoxyqueuosine(34) reductase QueG → MDIRRLKEEIITYSQEIGIDKIGFTTADPFITLKGRLLRQRELNYQSGFEEPDIEKRTDPSLLFDEPASIISIALAYPSKMKTHVRGTKTDRRGIFSRSSWGDDYHIVLRNRLEKLEKFIVERYPDARCKSMVDTGELSDRAVAERAGIGWSGKNCSIITPEFGSYVYLGEMITNIPFEPDTPIEDQCGTCNKCLEACPTGALVQGGQINAKICISYLTQTKDFLPETYRSVIGNRLYGCDTCQMVCPYNKGMDFHFHPEFEPDPELAKPRLKPLLSISNKEFKNTFGKTAGAWRGKKPIQRNAILALGHFKDETAVGELEKVLKHDPRPVIRGTAAWALGKIGGKRVKEILSEALADERDPDVLEELEGALEKLNHETKA, encoded by the coding sequence TTGGATATTCGGCGTCTAAAAGAAGAAATCATTACTTACAGTCAAGAGATTGGAATTGATAAAATCGGGTTTACAACAGCTGATCCGTTTATAACTTTAAAAGGAAGGCTTCTTCGTCAAAGGGAACTCAATTACCAATCGGGTTTCGAAGAGCCGGATATTGAAAAACGGACGGACCCTTCATTACTGTTTGATGAACCGGCTTCCATCATCTCCATTGCTTTAGCCTATCCATCAAAAATGAAAACCCATGTACGCGGTACGAAAACAGATCGGCGGGGAATTTTCAGCCGTTCTTCATGGGGCGATGATTATCATATCGTTTTACGCAATCGACTTGAAAAATTGGAGAAATTCATTGTTGAACGATACCCCGATGCCCGCTGCAAATCGATGGTGGATACTGGCGAACTTTCCGATCGGGCTGTTGCAGAAAGAGCGGGAATCGGTTGGAGTGGGAAAAATTGTTCGATCATCACACCGGAATTCGGATCTTATGTATATTTAGGGGAAATGATTACGAATATTCCCTTTGAACCGGATACGCCGATTGAAGACCAGTGTGGTACTTGTAATAAATGTTTAGAAGCGTGTCCGACTGGCGCATTGGTTCAAGGGGGACAAATTAACGCGAAAATATGTATTTCTTATTTAACTCAAACAAAAGACTTTTTACCAGAAACATATCGATCGGTCATTGGGAATCGATTGTACGGTTGTGACACATGTCAAATGGTTTGTCCGTATAATAAAGGAATGGATTTTCATTTTCATCCTGAATTTGAACCGGATCCGGAACTTGCAAAACCGCGATTAAAACCTCTTCTCTCCATTAGTAACAAGGAATTTAAAAATACTTTCGGTAAAACGGCGGGTGCGTGGCGAGGAAAAAAACCGATTCAACGGAATGCCATTCTCGCCCTCGGTCATTTTAAAGATGAGACAGCCGTTGGTGAACTGGAAAAGGTCTTGAAACATGATCCTCGCCCGGTCATTCGTGGTACAGCTGCTTGGGCATTAGGAAAAATCGGTGGAAAACGGGTGAAAGAGATTTTATCCGAAGCTTTAGCCGACGAAAGAGATCCGGATGTTTTGGAAGAATTGGAAGGGGCACTGGAAAAATTAAATCACGAAACGAAGGCATAG
- the trmL gene encoding tRNA (uridine(34)/cytosine(34)/5-carboxymethylaminomethyluridine(34)-2'-O)-methyltransferase TrmL has translation MAIHVVLYQPEIPANTGNIARTCAATDTILHLIRPLGFSTDDKMLKRAGLDYWPFVKVRYYDSLDDFFEKNSGGEFFYIETNGERDYSSFDYSDKQKDYYFMFGRETTGLPKELLDKNKDRCLRIPMNDNVRSLNLSNTAAILVYEALRQQKFPNLH, from the coding sequence GTGGCAATCCATGTTGTATTATATCAACCAGAAATTCCTGCCAATACGGGGAATATTGCAAGAACATGTGCGGCAACGGATACGATTTTACATTTAATACGTCCCCTCGGTTTTTCGACCGATGATAAGATGTTAAAACGGGCTGGACTGGATTACTGGCCCTTTGTGAAAGTCAGATACTACGATTCGTTAGATGATTTTTTTGAGAAAAATTCAGGCGGCGAATTTTTCTATATTGAAACAAATGGCGAGCGTGACTATAGTTCTTTCGACTATAGCGATAAACAAAAAGATTACTATTTTATGTTTGGAAGGGAAACGACAGGGCTTCCGAAAGAATTGTTGGATAAAAACAAAGATCGTTGCCTTCGGATCCCGATGAACGACAATGTTCGATCTTTAAATCTATCCAATACGGCGGCGATATTAGTTTATGAGGCATTACGACAACAAAAATTTCCAAATTTACATTAA
- a CDS encoding ABC transporter ATP-binding protein, producing MSVLSISNLSKSYKKHLVLNEIELTIDGPGIWALVGPNGTGKTTFLNVITNILPADSGTVEMLGKSNKDPSIFKEVSFLQDNSILFDYLTGYDHLKYVCDVNQIPKTRVQEVAEYVGMENYVHKVVGNYSLGMKQHLLLAMSIINKPKLLFLDEPLNGLDPTSSILMRKILRELADQGTTIILSSHNLAEIDRVTKQILFLKDGKLIEKDLSEHEITFYHFIVSDPTKAMNLVSDKYVTDNIPNGLKVQLSNHQLNEMIDLLKEHKIEIFDIEKEVTGSEKLYQEIFEVGEES from the coding sequence ATGTCTGTTTTGTCGATATCCAACCTATCGAAAAGTTACAAAAAGCATCTTGTATTGAATGAAATCGAATTAACGATCGACGGTCCCGGTATATGGGCGTTAGTCGGTCCGAACGGCACTGGAAAGACTACATTCCTCAATGTGATCACAAACATCTTACCTGCCGATTCGGGAACGGTGGAGATGTTAGGAAAATCAAATAAAGATCCTTCCATATTTAAAGAGGTGTCATTTCTCCAAGATAATTCGATTTTGTTCGATTATTTAACCGGCTACGATCATTTAAAATACGTGTGTGATGTCAATCAAATTCCAAAGACGCGTGTCCAGGAAGTGGCAGAATACGTAGGGATGGAAAATTACGTACATAAGGTCGTTGGGAATTATTCGTTAGGGATGAAACAACATTTGTTATTGGCGATGTCCATCATAAACAAACCGAAACTTCTTTTCCTCGATGAACCGTTAAACGGCTTAGATCCGACGAGTTCGATTTTAATGCGAAAAATTTTACGAGAATTGGCCGATCAAGGAACGACAATTATCCTTTCTTCCCATAATTTGGCGGAAATCGATCGGGTCACGAAACAAATTCTCTTTTTAAAAGATGGAAAACTCATCGAAAAAGACTTATCGGAACATGAAATCACGTTTTATCATTTTATCGTCTCTGATCCAACGAAAGCAATGAATCTTGTATCTGACAAATATGTAACAGACAACATACCGAACGGGCTGAAAGTTCAACTGTCCAATCATCAGTTAAATGAGATGATTGATTTACTGAAAGAGCACAAAATTGAGATTTTCGATATTGAAAAAGAAGTAACTGGTTCCGAAAAACTATACCAAGAAATCTTTGAAGTAGGAGAAGAATCATGA
- a CDS encoding amidase domain-containing protein, whose translation MKEQMEKQLQKRVNDYFTDGKSEFPEVERKRTLLLKRDVDLKRVKAKANIINQFIKNEQSEFHYTCHFTFLLKQEDRFFIEEEVEKRVAKFHQGILLEDREYSYQPLMEDTVSAIPINSVLKNVRIPYEYDRIKAVQYAERWWNDSNPQYKNFENNCTNFISQCLRAGGAPMWGYPNRTIGWWYERNNWSYSWSVAHAFCLYLSSSMKGLRAKEIEDPRNLQLGDVICYDFQGDGRFDHSTIVTGKDAYGYPLVNAQTTNSRLRYWSYEDSSAYTDQIQYRFFSIVDGA comes from the coding sequence ATGAAGGAACAAATGGAAAAACAGTTACAAAAAAGGGTCAACGATTATTTTACTGATGGCAAAAGTGAATTTCCTGAAGTGGAACGGAAACGAACACTTCTTTTGAAAAGGGACGTGGATCTTAAAAGAGTCAAAGCAAAAGCAAATATAATCAATCAATTCATAAAAAATGAACAGAGTGAATTCCATTATACGTGCCACTTCACATTTTTACTGAAACAAGAAGATCGATTTTTTATTGAAGAAGAAGTGGAAAAACGGGTCGCGAAATTTCATCAAGGGATTTTATTGGAGGATCGGGAATATTCTTATCAACCATTAATGGAGGACACGGTTTCAGCCATTCCTATAAATTCCGTTTTGAAAAATGTACGAATTCCTTATGAATATGATCGAATAAAGGCTGTTCAATATGCGGAACGGTGGTGGAATGATTCCAATCCTCAGTACAAAAACTTTGAAAATAACTGTACGAATTTTATTTCCCAATGTTTACGAGCGGGGGGAGCACCGATGTGGGGATATCCGAATCGTACGATAGGATGGTGGTATGAAAGGAACAACTGGAGTTATAGTTGGTCTGTAGCCCATGCATTTTGTTTATACTTGTCTTCTTCAATGAAGGGACTAAGGGCAAAGGAAATAGAAGATCCGCGAAATCTTCAGCTCGGTGATGTGATTTGCTACGATTTTCAAGGGGATGGTCGATTCGATCATTCCACCATCGTCACAGGAAAAGATGCTTACGGATATCCTCTTGTCAACGCTCAAACGACGAACAGTCGATTACGGTATTGGTCTTACGAAGATTCCTCTGCATACACAGATCAGATTCAATATCGCTTTTTTTCAATTGTAGATGGAGCATAA
- a CDS encoding ABC transporter permease, with translation MNTFRFECKKLRKKKTTWLAFFITLIGIIGFYLFHLSVAEKVHQKNIARLDYLFQMYASGAEEYALEMKKAEEAGDTEIAEEMHNLMEIYQKASEYVKQEKEYFANEDWTHLIDRHIRSLEPFVEDYDTLGYHIEETQISLFTLRATLEEKQRLQKYDIVPFIQSTTYPNDTFLPTIYDDFSGNALEEWEKMTERYGRFGFYFLYQLIQLFFLPIIVLIGVFLFGNGISSEAGKKKKGLHFYATLPFSKGRLFFAKYASGLLYTLGFTFMMLLTPIVTSLFFKGVGSLKYPVLVYDGSEPNPYGSQYNALDPKNDTFHFIELQDYFLKILFFSIILVIFLYSCYFLLSLFIKNPGINIILLGSMTFVGMKFFPKAYNPFTYMDVHKNITREIATIQFNPAIEYQTGMILMFVISLIITFISYRLFTHRMRLS, from the coding sequence ATGAACACATTCCGATTCGAATGCAAAAAACTACGAAAAAAGAAAACAACTTGGCTTGCTTTTTTCATTACGCTCATCGGTATTATCGGCTTTTATCTGTTCCATCTATCCGTTGCGGAAAAGGTTCACCAAAAAAACATCGCTCGGTTGGATTATCTCTTTCAAATGTATGCTAGTGGTGCCGAAGAATATGCTTTAGAAATGAAAAAGGCAGAGGAAGCGGGAGATACGGAAATAGCGGAAGAGATGCATAACTTGATGGAGATATATCAAAAAGCGAGTGAATATGTAAAACAGGAAAAAGAATATTTCGCCAATGAAGACTGGACACATTTGATTGATAGGCATATTCGTTCTTTAGAACCTTTTGTAGAAGATTACGACACCCTAGGTTACCACATAGAAGAGACACAGATTTCCTTGTTTACATTACGAGCTACATTAGAGGAAAAACAACGATTACAAAAATACGATATCGTTCCTTTTATTCAAAGTACTACATATCCAAATGACACTTTTCTTCCGACAATCTATGATGACTTTTCCGGAAATGCGTTGGAAGAATGGGAGAAAATGACTGAACGATATGGGAGATTCGGCTTTTACTTTTTATATCAGCTGATTCAGCTTTTCTTTCTTCCCATTATTGTTCTCATCGGTGTCTTTCTTTTCGGAAATGGTATTTCATCGGAAGCAGGAAAAAAGAAAAAGGGACTGCATTTTTACGCCACCTTGCCCTTTTCAAAGGGACGCTTATTTTTCGCAAAATATGCAAGTGGCTTACTTTATACACTCGGTTTTACGTTCATGATGTTACTTACACCGATTGTTACCAGCTTATTTTTCAAAGGTGTAGGAAGTTTAAAATATCCGGTTCTCGTTTATGACGGATCTGAACCGAATCCATACGGCAGTCAATACAACGCGTTAGATCCAAAGAATGATACATTCCATTTTATTGAACTGCAGGACTATTTTTTAAAGATACTTTTCTTTTCAATCATTCTCGTTATTTTTCTATATTCCTGTTATTTCCTTTTATCATTATTCATTAAAAACCCGGGGATCAATATCATTCTTCTCGGTTCGATGACCTTTGTCGGGATGAAATTTTTCCCGAAGGCGTACAATCCGTTTACTTATATGGATGTTCATAAAAACATTACGAGAGAGATCGCCACGATTCAGTTTAATCCAGCGATTGAGTATCAAACAGGGATGATATTGATGTTCGTCATCAGTTTGATTATTACCTTCATTAGTTATAGGCTATTTACTCATCGGATGCGATTATCTTAA